A genomic window from Clostridium aceticum includes:
- the trhA gene encoding PAQR family membrane homeostasis protein TrhA, with product MNKLKKVIIRKHFSLGEELAHSISHGIGILLGITALVLFVLKSKKVDNILYMVSMIIYSTSLIILYTNSMFYHAFPAGKVKNVFERMDHSSVYLLIAGTYTPFCLIAIGDVKGIVICSILWSLAILGAVFKIVWIEKFVKIHVLIYLIMGWTIIFFTGAIFQALTKTGFVLLLAGGLCYSIGVLFFVFNWFKYHHFIWHLFVLAGSILLFFSIYIYI from the coding sequence ATGAATAAACTTAAAAAGGTGATTATCAGAAAACACTTTTCTCTTGGAGAAGAGCTTGCTCATTCAATTTCCCATGGGATAGGGATATTATTAGGGATAACTGCTTTAGTTCTATTTGTATTAAAAAGTAAAAAAGTTGATAATATCTTATATATGGTTAGTATGATAATTTATTCAACTTCACTTATTATACTTTATACCAATTCTATGTTTTATCATGCATTTCCAGCGGGTAAAGTGAAGAATGTATTTGAACGTATGGATCATTCCTCCGTTTATTTATTAATTGCTGGTACATATACTCCCTTTTGTTTGATTGCGATTGGTGATGTGAAAGGAATTGTAATCTGTAGTATTCTTTGGAGTCTTGCTATACTTGGTGCTGTTTTTAAAATTGTATGGATTGAAAAATTTGTTAAAATACATGTACTCATATACTTAATAATGGGATGGACAATTATTTTTTTTACAGGTGCTATTTTTCAAGCATTAACAAAAACAGGATTTGTACTATTACTTGCAGGGGGCTTATGTTATAGTATTGGTGTTCTATTCTTTGTATTTAATTGGTTTAAATATCATCATTTTATATGGCATCTCTTTGTGCTAGCGGGAAGCATATTACTCTTTTTCTCAATATATATTTATATATAA
- a CDS encoding SPL family radical SAM protein: protein MDFIPAKTIISGYAANNSWFGINYNMNIYKGCCHGCIYCDSRSECYRIEKFDKVRAKENALALIECELKSKRKKGVIGTGAMSDPYNPFEEEQKLTRGALELINRYRFGVSIATKSDLITRDIDILKEISEHSPVLIKITITAADDTICKKIEPNVAVSSERFAAIKRLTEKGIFAGILLMPVLPFIEDTAENISNIITLAHKNGARFIYPAFGVTLRQNQRRWYYNKLDEMFPSLKQKYIQQYGSTYQCRSPKAQELWQLFQKECDNRSILYKMAHIIKGYKLRYEQKQLSIFDIEE from the coding sequence ATGGACTTTATCCCAGCAAAAACAATTATATCTGGATATGCTGCAAATAATTCCTGGTTTGGTATCAACTATAATATGAATATCTACAAAGGATGCTGCCATGGTTGTATTTACTGTGATAGCCGTAGTGAATGTTATAGGATAGAAAAATTTGATAAGGTAAGGGCAAAGGAAAACGCCCTTGCCTTAATCGAGTGTGAGCTTAAATCTAAACGAAAAAAAGGTGTAATCGGTACTGGGGCTATGAGCGATCCATATAATCCCTTTGAAGAAGAACAGAAGCTGACCAGAGGTGCTTTGGAACTGATCAATCGTTATCGGTTTGGCGTATCTATCGCCACAAAAAGTGACTTGATTACTAGAGATATTGATATACTAAAAGAAATATCGGAGCACTCTCCTGTGTTAATAAAGATTACAATTACAGCTGCTGATGATACAATATGTAAAAAAATTGAACCTAATGTAGCTGTATCATCGGAGAGGTTTGCAGCTATTAAAAGGCTAACTGAGAAGGGTATTTTTGCAGGCATATTATTAATGCCAGTGCTACCCTTCATAGAAGATACAGCAGAAAACATCAGCAATATTATTACCCTTGCACATAAAAATGGAGCAAGATTTATATATCCTGCTTTTGGAGTAACCTTGAGACAAAACCAGAGACGATGGTATTATAACAAATTGGATGAGATGTTTCCTTCTCTTAAACAAAAGTACATACAGCAGTATGGAAGTACATATCAGTGCCGCTCCCCAAAGGCTCAAGAACTTTGGCAGTTATTTCAGAAAGAATGTGACAATCGTAGTATACTATATAAAATGGCACATATTATTAAAGGCTATAAACTTAGATATGAACAAAAACAGCTTTCAATATTTGATATAGAAGAATGA
- a CDS encoding transporter substrate-binding domain-containing protein has translation MRYMKKSYKAPWRVGLTICIIVGVLVSNMIFSFAQNDSLSKNSVQVLVDGSVLEGVLNASGQTMVSAKAIGKVLGRDVTWDAASNTVKIASRLDTIIERGYIRVGTAGDYKPFTYLNPETNEFEGYDIDAAKMLAEELGVKVEFIKTTWPTLMEDLLADKFDIAMGGISRRMSRQIQANFSQPYIEYGKSPLIRIEDKEKYKSLEDIDQSHVHIGVNPGGTNEAFVKDNIKNAQVTVVQNNLDIPIKVAEGEVDVMITDSIEALFYAKYDDRLYAALSDNPFTKNQMGYLFHRGDSIFADAINFWMDQMKLTGEFEKLSKKWVQ, from the coding sequence ATGAGGTATATGAAAAAAAGCTACAAAGCTCCATGGAGAGTAGGATTAACGATTTGTATAATTGTAGGGGTGCTGGTATCTAATATGATTTTTAGTTTTGCACAAAATGATAGTTTAAGCAAGAACTCTGTGCAGGTGTTAGTAGATGGAAGTGTGTTAGAAGGTGTGTTAAATGCCAGTGGTCAAACAATGGTTTCAGCTAAAGCCATAGGAAAGGTGCTAGGCAGGGATGTGACTTGGGACGCAGCCAGTAACACTGTAAAGATAGCATCACGACTTGATACTATTATAGAGCGTGGATATATTCGAGTTGGTACTGCTGGGGATTATAAACCTTTTACATATTTAAATCCAGAAACCAATGAATTTGAAGGATACGATATTGATGCAGCAAAAATGTTGGCAGAGGAGTTAGGGGTCAAAGTAGAGTTTATTAAGACTACATGGCCAACTTTAATGGAGGACTTATTGGCAGATAAATTTGATATAGCTATGGGAGGCATTAGCCGAAGAATGTCACGACAAATACAAGCAAATTTCTCGCAACCATATATTGAGTATGGCAAATCTCCTTTGATTAGAATAGAAGATAAGGAAAAGTATAAAAGCTTAGAAGATATCGATCAGTCTCATGTGCATATAGGAGTAAATCCAGGTGGAACCAATGAAGCTTTTGTTAAAGATAATATAAAAAATGCACAAGTTACTGTAGTACAAAACAATTTAGATATTCCTATAAAAGTAGCAGAAGGAGAAGTTGATGTAATGATTACAGATAGTATAGAAGCACTATTTTATGCTAAGTATGATGACCGCTTATATGCAGCTTTAAGTGATAATCCTTTTACAAAAAATCAAATGGGCTATTTATTCCATAGAGGAGATAGCATTTTTGCAGATGCTATTAATTTCTGGATGGATCAAATGAAGCTAACAGGGGAGTTTGAAAAGTTAAGCAAGAAATGGGTTCAGTAA